The region TACTTGAATTATACGGATCCACATGCATTTAATGAGGTATTGGGGATTGAATCCTAGGCCTCGTTCATGCTGGGAAAGTCCTCTAACAACTGAGCTATatcaaattgctttttttttcattttttattttagttcagtgtttataattttttaatagtGGCAAAATGGTAACATAGGATTCACCGATTTACATTGTTATGTGTATAATTCAATAATGCTGCACTTACTCACATTGTTTGTACAACAAATCACAAATCATTTGCATAATGCAAAACAGAAACTCTAAACTGATTTAAAACTCCTCCTTTATACCCATAGCCACTCCCTGTAGCCAACATTCTATTTCCTATCCCTGTGAATTTGATTACTTTAGATACTTCAGGTAAATGGAATCTGGATTATCTGTCTTTCGGTGACTGGCTTAGTTTTTTAAACTCTGTaatgattctttgtgaattctataTCATGCACCCCAAACCCActcatctctccattcccctcaCATGTGCCCTTGCCCATGCAACACCCtccccaaagaatataaaatgggaaattttttaattaaaaaaacaaacaaaaagcctcaTCATGGTAGCTGTGTTCTGTCACAGTGTTAAACACACTACACTCTTTTGTCCATACATCTTTACATGCAGACTTACTTGCATTGAGTCATTAGTCTGGgttgaggtctctggcttctgcagtaCGATAAACATGGGATGCTTACTGAGACTCCTCTAGGATATCCTGTTGTTTCCAGGATCATACAGATCCTGTGACTTCAGAACTACAGGAATCTCCCCCATCACACACCAGGAGGGCCACTGGAATCTTCTGCCCAAGGGCACTTCATAGTCACAGCCAAGCTAGATTTCTTTCATAAGATATATAttaagatatatatagatatatatagatatagatatatagatatatacatatccaATAGCCATGCCTCCAGTCCAGTCTGATGGAGGTAATTCCTTAAATAAGGTTTTCTCATCCAAAAGGACTCTCTAGTTTGTATCTTGTGgataaaaaagggaaggaaagaaggaagggagggagggagagagagagagagaagacaagacaGAAAAGCATAGAGATTACTCAATAAGAAGGTAACTAAGGCTACAGCATAGGGGAAAAACATATTGTTCAGCTTAAAGGCATCTTCAATCTCTTGCAACttactctcccttccttctttcagtGACCTTTTAAATCATCGACATGGGTCAGCTCTTCTCTGACACATCTAAGAGTGAAGACAATGGCGGAGATTTGGTGTCTAGCTCCAATGcctattttaaaaagattaatacAAAAACCAAAATTATTTCTCCGGAAACTATCCGTTTAATAGAGTTACACCTGAGCAAAGGAAACATTCTTGGGGCAAGTGATTTAATCAGTGATGCATTAAAAAATATTGAGAGTATCCCAATAAATATTGCTGTGACAGGGGAGTCAGGAGCAGGGAAATCCAGCTTCATCAATGCACTGAGAGGGATTAGACCTGAAGAGGAAGGTGCAGCTGAAGTTGGGGTAGTAGAGACAACTATGGAGAGAACTCCTTACCAACATCCCAAAATTAAAACTTTGACCTTATGGGACCTGCCTGGTATTGGAACTCAGAAATTCCCACCAAAGACTTATTTGGAGAAAGTGAAATTCGAAGAATATGATTTCTTCATTATTGCTTCTGCCACACGTTTTACAAAACTTGAATTAGACCTCGCCAAAGCAATCAGAATTATGAAAAAGAATTACTACTTTGTGAGAACCAAGGTGGATTTTgatttagaaaatgaaaagagatCCAAACCACGTACTTTTGACAGAGAAAAGACCCTGAAGAAGATCCGAGGCTGTACTATGAAGACCTTTAGAGAAAATAATATGGATGTACCACAAATTTTCTTGATCTCTAGCTATAATTTATCTGACTATGATTTTCCAGTCCTGATGGACACCCTGATTAAGGATATCCCTGCTCAAAAGCGCTACAATTTTATGCTTTCCCTGCCTAAAATTACAGAAGCAGCCATTGACAGAAAGCACAAAGCTATGCAGGAGTTTGTCTGGCTAGAAGCCTTCAAAACTGGAGCTTTGGCAACTATTCCTGCACTGGGCATCCTCAGGGATAATGATGTGGAGAAGCTAAGGCAGAAGTTAAACAACTACCGACAACTCTTTGGAGTAGATGATGAATCTCTGGAGTTTATGGCTAAGGATTTCCAAGTGCCTGTTGCACAACTGAAAGAAATACTTAAGTCTCCTCATTTGTTGAAGACTGACAGAGAGGAAACATTACAAGACAAGCTATTGAAATATTTAGAGATATTTGCATCAGCTAATGGTGGGCTCCTTGCTACAGGTCTTTACTTCAGGAAAACTTATTATTTACAACTTCATTTCCTTGACACAGTGGCTGAAGATGCCAAAGTTCTCCTTCAATGGAAATATTCAAAACACTAGTTCAAATTCAACTTATCCACAACTTCTTACCCTGACAACATCAAGTGATCAATATCAGGAAGTCACTAGGGAAATTCCCCCTCTGATAGCTTTTCTTTACAGCCAATCCACTACCACCATGGAAAAGCTGAGGATAAAGACCATGTGTCTTAATATGCCAGAACCTGACAATCCCCAATCCTtcttcagtttttaatttctctcatatcattttctctttacactacacatacatacttgaatacatacacacatgcacacacatgcacatgcacacacaaaaacatgccAGTGAACatgcaaatgcatacacacaaaagatacaATAGGTGTTTTGTAGCCATTTGCCCCTAATCAAAGCATCCTAACAAAGATTCAAGAAACTCAGGTCTCTATGCTGAGTACATAAAACACTTGGCATGTGTATTGGTTTGAACACATATGGCTCCATTGACTCAATTGTTTTAAGGCTTCACCCATAGGTAGAGGCAATATtagaaagtatggccttgttagaataaTTGTTGCCATGTTGGGGGCAGTAGGTGTATTCGAAGTCTTATAGATGTTCACGTATCCCAGTTTTGTAGTTATTTTCTGCTGCCTTggaatcaagatgtagacctctttGCTCCTGCAGACCCATATCTGCCTGCACATGGCCATGCTTCCCACATGATGAAAACggaataaacctctgaactgtgagccagccccaattaaatattttcctttataagagttgccttggtcatggtgtctctacacagcaatagaaacccaaagaCAGAAATAGTTCCCAGGGACTTGGGTGTTGCTGTGATGGGCCTGATAATGTTTTCATTTGGAGGAATTTGGACTTTGGGACTTTGTGTTAGGAAAGCACTAGAGGACTCTAAGAGCTAATTAATGGGCCATATTAGTAAGAGCATGAAAGACAGTATTTATTGCCGGGGTGATGTAACATTTGAGTCCTAGATTAGGAGCTTTCAGAGGACAAGCATATTAGCATGTTGCCTAGACATCATCCTTGTattattttggtgaagaatgtggctgattTCTGCGCTTATCCAAAAACTCAGCCTAAAACTAAAGTGAAAAGATTTCAATTAATTGCATTGGCAGAGGAAATCTCAAAGCAACCTAACATAGACACTGCCCTGTTGTTCATTCTTTTTGAAGATGATTTTGTTGAAACAGTAcaaacttagaaaggaaaaaaatgcatggtTTAAGGATTAAAGTGGTACCAGAAATTGGAAAGGAGCTAAattctgtgttcagaaagataaacagattgaagatatttaatggaaTTAAGGGAGAGGTAacctcagggcaagatcccacccaggtaagcttctattttataaaaaggaattaaagaaaagcttaggtccagctTTTAATCTTAGAACTAAGCTGAGAGGGGCATGTAGGTCTCTTTTTGGTTTAAGGtcagtcagtctacagagcaacttccaggagagccaagtgGCAGACGCCATGAAGGAAAACTGCTGTGGAGAAGCGGGCGTCCTGGAGACTGCCCACTGTTTTGCTCAGATACTGTGGTACACACTGGAGTAGCACAGTGCCAGGGCTTGATTTCAGGATTGCTACTTGTCTTCTCATGTCTGTCACTGCTATATTCCTCACATATCTCTAGCTTGATGTGATTGGGAATGAGGAGGACCTCACTGCCTAGAGCCTGGTGTGATTCCTCCCTGGGTGATAGCCCACTCTACTGAGCAATTTTCCTGCAGATCAGCATGAAGATGAACATTTATGAGATAACATTATTTAGATTAACTAATGGTTTTACAGAGTTCTTGGATTGATTTAAATAGTTAAAATAACTAGAAAGTGTAAGGAGGTGGTTtaagttgttttgccagaaatatatgaaaaagtaaaaaacCAGACTACAATATGCCCTTTCCCTGTAGGTATGTGTTTCAAAGACTTAAACATAATCAACAATACCATTGCAATTACCTGCTATGCCATCATTTTATCTGTTTGTGAAGAATATGTTGTGGTGGTAATTGATTTTAATTAATATGTAATTGTGCCTATGTAGCAATCTTTCTTACATAAAGAACTTTGTCTTAGGTGGTATAAAAttgctaagaaaaaaataaagttgttaaaATCAACTCATTGCTGCTTGTTCCATACAccaatatgtatatgtgtatatatgtatatgtgtatatatgtatatgtgtatatatgtatatgtgtatatatgtatatgtgtatatatgtatatgtgtatatatgtatatatgtgaagtTTGTTGGAGTCTGCTCATTGGAActttgctccatccatccataaatcttatgtatgtgtatatatgtaaactTGGAGTCTCCTCATATGAACATTGCTCCAAttacccagtgtgtgtgtgtgtgtgtgtgtgtgtgtgtgtgtgtgtgtgtgtgtgtgtgtgtgtgaagccagATATGTAGCATGGGTGTCCCTGCATGGAAGCCCAGAAAGGCCATTATATGAGTGGAATCTCCCTCCTTAATCAAGGAAAGGCACTGGGGCCAGTTGTCTGGCAGTGATGTGCCTGCATGGAAGCCGAGAAAGGTCATTGTGTAAAGTTGTGAAGGTGAATGAAACCTGTATTGCCTTAAAGACTCCATGATGTTAGAGATTCCAGTGCTGTGGGATAAGGTGATGTGCTAACAGGGAATAGAACCAGTCCAAGATGCCTTGGGCCAGCTCCAACAagtggggggttgggagggggtcttctttcttgtcatttcatcttgaggcagcagagggggaagagcatAGGCAGAAGTTATCATCTTACAAGATATTTagcaataatatataataaataattataatatattataaaaagcTTACTTAGCTGAGTCTAAGTTACATTGCTCCTGTAGCTGTTCTGCTGTCTGTGATCCTCTGAGGTCAAAAACTGCAGTTTCTGGCATTTAGCACTTCTTCCTCAAACAGGGAAGGATTAAGTAAATGGCCTTTGCACTGTCTCAGAAGGAACTGTGCagctctaactttcagcctgctaATCGGAAGTCTCAGGAAGAAAAGGGGACACTTTGAAATGTGATTATAGactttattactaagttgtaaaatgTTCCCTATGAAAGCTATACAAGAGGAAAAGCAAAAAGATCCTAAGCAGGGAAAGGGAACTAATTCTTCTGGGGGAAGAAATTTGTCTaggtgggaaaagaaaaaaattctcctctcttctctttgtcctcagtatttatacatctttcagaacaTGACCACATGTTTAAAAGGTCATTACAAattcacacaaaaaaaatcaaatcataaattgaaaagtTTCAACAAAGAATGTTTGCGTGCATATCTATTAGGAGTAATTTgactaaacatccatcacctgtaaCAGCTCCACAGATTCACAGAAGGTTCAAAACcttaactaagttattagtgaagttctGTATAgctaaacccagtcaatattttatcttctgccctagaatctataataaatcattagttcccatTTTATGATCTTTGGTTAAaagttttacaacctcttggaaacTGCTATGAGTacgagaaagtctggttactaatagcaattaactggtgacacatggAAGGCTGgtagagttctcattgcagttttgactatcataAAAGAACCTAATAGCAGTCctactataaaagagcttaattaTCActtatataattttaggaattcttatagaatcatcattaagacttaagccatctatttgtctatatagcatcactacaaagcagtacatcttcatagatctgctcAAAAGTGGTGGGCTAATACCTAGttattgttatatatgtgtaatgataacagaaaaagcatattaatacaaggaatctttcctaaaatgaattcttttACAGCCTTGCCAGCACGGAGTGAATCTGTtcagattatattataatctgaGGCAGACCATCTCTGGAAGATCACCTGCTAATTATTAGCTTTTCCTAGTATGGCTCCTGATACTGCTAACAGAGAATGGAACCAattcaagagaaagaaatatattccagtcaacaaagctgaaagaagttggagatcagaagagacgAAGTTAGAGATTGCCCAGCTAGATTTTACTCTTGCTTTAGTCCAATATTTCCTTACTATCCTGCCTTTCCTCCATTTAAAATGGTAATATATGTGAtcagattctttttattttgattggGTTGTAAACGACCTCATGGTGCCAAAGTTGGTCTTTGATAGCtgagcttaggcagtgaaggaaatcTTTGAACACAGAAAACTGATGAAGATATGAAAGCAAAAGAGTGCTACATCCACCCTTTAAGAGATTGCAGGAAATCTCAGacaagactttgaattttaaacttttaacggTTCATAAATTGTACTGAACTTTAGATATTTAAAcattgtttccccagtgtaggggaatgccagggtgttgaagtaggagtgggtgggtgggtgggaccatcttcatagaagcaaggggattGGAGGGGGAtttgagggaggaggggagagagggcaaagggtataacatttgaaatgtaaatacataaaatatccaataaaaataaataaattctcagCTCACAAAATGCCCACGCAATAAATTCAGAGCCAAATGATAATGATAGGAGCTGCCCACCGAGATTACACAAGTTGTCCTAGTCAGTCTATTCTTTCTATGATAACCATGGCTACCTGTGGCTATATAAAGTCATGTGGATAAGGTTCGTCCTCTTCTCCATCCATTttttctcatcttcctcttcctcctctggctTTCTGTCTCTGAAACTCTTAGTTCAGCCTTCTTTTTCCCTGTCCAATTACTGGTTTCTTGAGTTTAATATGTAAATCAACTAGGCGAAAATTCTGCGACATACACCTAACTTTAATGCAAATCTTGAGTCAGGAAGATATACCTTTAATGTGGGCCATAGTTTCTGCTGAAAGTCTATATAGAGACACAGAAGAAGGAGGCTTTTGCTCGTTGTTTGCTTGCCCTCCCTCACTGTGCTATCCATCACTGGCATTGGACCCTACTTCTTTTGGATACCAGCACATATAGAAGTCCCACCCAGCCTTGTGAAAATGAGCAACTACTAGactcttggactttccattcaatatagccattgttggattaactGGACTGCAACCTGTGGATCATTCCAATAAATCCCTGAGTTTGGGTTTGATAAGCTATATCTTCTTGAATGAGCATTACACCCTCACTCCTACATCCAGTAATTCCAGTTAAAACTCCTTATGCATGCATAAAATAGAAAGGTTCAGTTCAGTGTTTTCAGACGTCACTATTTTGTGATTCCTTCCTCTACTCCATCCTCCTCTGCCCTGTCCTTCCACACTCCTCCCTTCTTAACCTCATCCCCATTACACACCTCTCCCTATTATTTCACATCCTACATGTTCCAGTAACTCCTGAGGTATTAGGATTCGCTGGATGAACAAAATCGAAGGGATGAACACATATATTATACacaatatgtaataataatttattaagaCAGTTTACATTGAAGTAATATCAACAGCTGAATCCTGGCTAAGATGCCAAAACTTACTGGTTCCTCCATTCTTCAGGTAAGGTGCCTCAGTACTTAGAATAACTAGGCAGGCCAACAACCATATATTTGCTTAGCCTACAAGGGGGGGGGGGTACCTAAGAAGTAACAAACTGGCACAAAAAATGCTGGAAGCTTCCTGGAGAGTCACTGATCCAGAGACCAGGATAGATTTCCAGAAATTCCTGTTCTGATGTCAGTGATGGAGGCAGCAATCGTGACAGGGTAAATCAACCTGCAGTTAAGAGGGAAGGCCAAGCCAGCACAAGGTAAGAGATCATCCCTGCCTCACCCTTTGCATCTGGGTGGGTCTTCCAGCAGGCTCAAGGCAGTCAGGACACTTCTTCAGGTGAGGTTCCCTACAAGTGATTCTAATCTGTGGCCAGTTGACACTAAAATCAACCACAAGATCTTCCTTTAAgatctctcttccctttctacaGTGACCCCTTtctactttcctggtttctctgcTTATTCCAAGTGAATGACacaaatctaaagattcaatCTCATTCAGTGAAAAAGAacatgtgtttgtctttctggctaTAAGATACACCAATCGTTGTGTTTGCCAGATCTGACCATTTACCTGAAATTTTTGTGATTTTATTCTCCTTCAGAGATGAATAGAAttctaccgtgtgtgtgtgtgtgtgtgtgtgtgtgtgtgtgtgtgtgatgttttcattgcccattcttcagttgatgggCATTCAGACTGCTTCCATATTCAGCAATTGGAAGTAGAGTTAGAACAGATATGAATGAGCAAGTATCTGTATGGTAAAATATAGAGTCCCTGGGGTATATGCCTAGCGTTGATATAGCTGAGTATATAGTGTATCAAGTCataattgtttcattttttgtttgagAAACATCCACAGTGATTTCCAGAAAGAATGCAACAGTTTGTACATACTCCAACCATGAATAAGAATTTCTATTATCCTACATATTGCCAGAGCTTAttaatatttgttttctctttctcttttcgcCTTTTTTCTgagaatacattttctttttctcacacTTTATGTCCTGGTAACAGATGCCTCCCTCAACTCCTCACAATTCCTTCTCTTTTCATGTCCCATGCAGACTCAATCCCTTTCTATCTCTCACTAAAAAAGACTTCTAACAGACAacaatataacatatattatataatttatcatAGGTCATATAACAATAATCACCTAACATGTGTAGTAatgtataatatacaatataaattagtatataatataatggtttgaaatatattaaaatatattaaatatattaaatatattaatttaattaaatatattaaaattggacaaaacaaacaaaaacaggaaaaaaagcaagAGATAGCACAAAACAACAGAGTTCCTCTCATTCCCATACTCAAGAATCCCACAAAAAAGCCGGAAGCCATAAGGTGTACATAAAGGACATGGTGTTGATGTATGCGTGCCCTATGCATGTTGCCTGTGTCTGTGAGATCATATAATGTATCCATCCTATTAATATGGGGGGTCTAGTTCCTTGGCATTCTCCATCCCTTAGGTCTCCTATATTCTTTTTCCCACTATACTGAATGATACCCAGAGTCCTGAAGGGAGGCATTTAATGGAGACACACCATTTAAAACTGGATGTcccagacagatagaccagtggaatagaactgaagacccagaaatgaacccacacacctatggtcacttgatttttgatgaaggagccaaaaccatccaatggaaaaaagataacattttcagcaaatagtgctggttcaactggaggtcagcatgtagaagaatgcagatcgatccatgcttatgaccctgttcaaagcttaagtccaagaggatcaaggacctccacatcaaaccagatacacgcaaactaatagaagaaaaggtggggaagcatctcgaacatatgggcactggagaaaatttcctgaacaaaacatcaatggcttatgctctaagatcaagaatcaacaaatgggatctcataaaactgcaaagcttctgtaaggcaaaggacactattgttaggacaaaacggcaaccaacagattgggaaaagatctttaccaatcctacaacagatagagggcttatatccaaaatatacaaagaactcaagaagttagaccacatggagacaaataactctatttaaaaaatggggttcagagctaaacaaagaattcacagatgaggaatgccgaatggctgagaaacacctaaagaaatgttcaacatctttagtcataagggaaatgcaaatcaaaacaatcctgagattcctcctcacaccagtgagaatggctaagatcaaaaactctggcaacggggagggagagctaaaccttcagagaggcagacaagcctgggaaaccagaagagactgctctctgcacacacatctcggacgccagaggaaaacaccaaaggccatctggaaccctggtgcgctgaagctcccggaaggggcggcacaggtcttcctggttgctgccgccacagagagcctgtgggcagcaccccacgagggaacttgagcctcaggaccacaggtaagaccaactcatctgctgcaagaaagctgcctggtgaaatcgggacacacagaggcagaattcctctaggaccgggcacgtcctgtgcttaccggaagtcccacacccgcggatcccggcccacagcagctctctgctcccagaccccgtgggaaagagacctcaccgcctggtcaggtgggcactcctgaggctgcagaccggaagagaccaccaacactgcccacccctgcccacatccctggcccaagaggaaactgtataaggcctctgggctcccgtgggggagggcccaggagcggcaggacccctgcctgagacaccaccagaacctgaaggaaacagactggataaacagttctctgcacccaaatcccatgggagggagagctaaaccttcagagaggcagacaagcctgggaaaccagaagagactgctctctgcacacacatctcggacgccagaggaaaacaccaaaggccatctggaaccctggtgcgctgaagctcccggaaggggcggcacaggtcttcctggttgctgccgctgcagagagcccgtgggcagcaccccacgagggaacttgagcctcaggaccacaggtaagaccaacttttctgctgcaagaaagctgcctggtgaactcaagacacaggcccacaggaacagctgaagacctgtacagaggaaaaactacatgcccgaaagcagaacactctgtccccataactgactgaaagagaggaaaacaggtctacagtactcctgacacacaggcttataggacagtctagccactgtcagaaatagcagaacaaagtaacactagagataatctgatggcgagaggcaagcacaggaacccaagcaacagaaaccaagactacatgtcatcatcggagcccaattctcccaccaaaacaaacatggaatatccaaacacaccagaaaagcaagatctagtatcaaaatcatatttgatcatgatgctggaggacttcaagaaatacgtgaagaactcccttagggaaacacaggaaaacattaataaacaagtagaagcctacaggaggaatcgcaaaaatccctgaaagaatcgcaaaaaatccctgaaagaattccaggaaaacacaatcaaacagttgaaggaattaaaaatggaaatagaagcaaccaagaaagaacacatggaaacaaccctggatatagaaaaccaagagaagagacaaggagctgtagatacaagcttcaccaacagaatacaagagatggaagagagaatctcaggagcagaagattccatagaaatcattgactcaactgtcaaagataatgtaaagcggaaaaagctactggtccaaaacatacaggaaatccaggactcaatgagaagatcaaacctaaggataataggtatagaagagagtgaagactcccagctcaaaggaccagtaaatatcttcaacaaaatcatagaagaaaacttccctaacctaaaaaaagagatacccataggcatactagaagcctacagaactccaaatagattggaccagaaaagaaacacctcccgtcacataatagtcaaaacaccaaacgcacaaaataaagaaagaatattaa is a window of Rattus norvegicus strain BN/NHsdMcwi chromosome 18, GRCr8, whole genome shotgun sequence DNA encoding:
- the Ifgga4l gene encoding interferon-gamma-inducible GTPase Ifgga4 protein, with translation MGQLFSDTSKSEDNGGDLVSSSNAYFKKINTKTKIISPETIRLIELHLSKGNILGASDLISDALKNIESIPINIAVTGESGAGKSSFINALRGIRPEEEGAAEVGVVETTMERTPYQHPKIKTLTLWDLPGIGTQKFPPKTYLEKVKFEEYDFFIIASATRFTKLELDLAKAIRIMKKNYYFVRTKVDFDLENEKRSKPRTFDREKTLKKIRGCTMKTFRENNMDVPQIFLISSYNLSDYDFPVLMDTLIKDIPAQKRYNFMLSLPKITEAAIDRKHKAMQEFVWLEAFKTGALATIPALGILRDNDVEKLRQKLNNYRQLFGVDDESLEFMAKDFQVPVAQLKEILKSPHLLKTDREETLQDKLLKYLEIFASANGGLLATGLYFRKTYYLQLHFLDTVAEDAKVLLQWKYSKH